The sequence tagaggcttcaaaaaatcgatttttttttttgcataaatgtcttccaaaactatccaagaatgtggccttaaaatttcagaagcaaattcaaaattttttaggagttacagaagaaattgtgagcaagcgtcgagcaggtatacgagcggccggatcgctcgaagtgcgatttctcggttttttatttttgcgatttttcctaattggcgagAAATATAGgggaaaagttaaacgtcctattgaaacgagataacatagattgtattcggaattaatttctcttctagttgaacctaaaaaaccttaagaaagttatgattaacccactttttaaagaatctaaagtgaatttgtttttccaaaaaaaaatttttttaataattagcgaaaaattgttgaatttctcactttttgtttaattttcttggtttaactagaagctatactatactaaaataaaacctttttgggcttttggtttcagatgaaaagtGCGACCTgtatctttcccgccgcacgacacatgcacactcgaggcgcctcggaaaaatgcttgtaccaggcataatatgacatatattttaatgaaaaaatttgaaaagactcttgaaatatataacaataaaaccagaAAGTTTTGTTTGaatcgaatatttttttccttcccaaaaaaatccacgaaaaaatcgattttttgaagcctctaaagcaggctccccccttaagtacAATGAACAATATTGCCTGATGCTTGAAAAATTTTCGCCCATTCACAATGGATTTCCATTCCAAATTAATTGaagacaattaaaataaaagtaacgaaatgaaataaagaaattttatataaatttaaattaaatagaatatAATGATTACTATTAACTATTCAACTATTCAATATAATTAAGTTACACAAAGCAAAGAGCATATAAAATCAAGGTACTGCAATCCGAGTCtgtcatttcaaaaaaatttcaacactcAAATATCTAATTGAAAGGAATTATAAAGAATTTGGATCCAATTCATTCTTCATGTCGTAAAAGCTTCGAAGTGAGTTTTGTTAGAGGAATGGATTGGAAAAGCAGATTCTTTTCTTGATACCTGCTCGCCATAGCGTCATGTTAGATTGATATATAGTACAAAGGCAAAAATGCGCAATCCTGGACCGTTCAGATAACCAAACTTGCCTAGCAAATTCACCACCCCAAATCTAATTGTAATTGAAACTGATTCTACGAGTAATTAGCTCAATGTACATATTTTACAGCATTTGGCTTGTAGTGAATTTGTTCACTTTGTGTAGTTTCTGCTCCGTACTAATACTAATTTTATGCCATTTTCAATAATCTTCAATCTGTCGATAATCTTCTTCAGCTTCTTCAAATTGTGTAAAGTATAACCAATGAAATATTATTTGCGTCAAATCGAAAGATTTTGTCTTTAACAATAAACAAAAGACCCATGTGGcgtaataatttcattctaatTCTGATTGCATATTTGTATGAATAAAATACCAATAATTTAATCAATTAATTTGAACAACATTTAAAAGAAAGATTACAATGAAAGCAGGATTTTCGAAGTTTATGTTGTGCTACTTAGGCGCTTTGAAACACCGAAAAACCACTTCTATGTATGTCAGGCAGATAAACCTTTGCTCATCAAAGGCTTTTTAAGGATTTTATTTAAACTGGTATACGCTGGAATTCTCAAGGCTTGAAACTACATTGACAAAAACCAATCAATCTTCAAAACGGAGAGAGATACCACATCATATCATACATATTCGTTGCTCCAAATGCGCTTGAAATCTTGAACAAGCTCTCTACTTCAACTCCTTATTTCGATACTTGCCCATTGGTCTGGATTTACCGCAGTGTGTTTTAGAAATGTGTTACATTTGTGCTGAGGTAAATGGAAATCTTTCTGGATTAGTCGAATGATGAGCTGATATCGGACTCCACTAAATATCATAAGCAATTACTATAACTCAGATTTCTAAAAAGATTTTGCAAACAACAACTGAGGAGTTTTAATTGAAACCAAACTCCCACACGCTAGGGATTTTATGCACACCAATCCATCAGACTTATATTCATTAGATTAAAAGTTCCTTAAAATCTTGCGCCATCATCGCATAAGACGGCATTTATATCTTAGCTGTGTTatctaaatattttgttattgtactaTTTTATTGgttatataaaatacaataaataaaaaaaaaatgtggtggATGCCTATTAATACGGGAAACAGATGTTCTTTACGCCATTCGAGATGGGGATGCTAAGCTGAAGTATTGCAGAACAACTTTTACTTAGACTTATCGCTGTATCGATTTTGCAGTTATTGGAAAGACAACTTAAGAGCGGTCAATTAGAACCAAGAAcgataaaataccaaattataCAGAAGAAAGTGGAAAGTGAGTGTTATTTTTCCGTTACGTAATTGTAGATGAGCTATACGAAATAATTTATGTttagttaatataaaatataaaataacaattgaaaaaagaaTAGAAAGAAAAAGTGGTTTGACGGTCCTACTTACATCAACATTACGCTAGAATTAGAAGCTCGTGCTATATCTAAATAGGCATGTCGTAACAGAAACTACTccaaatatattctcggataacCAGCCGGCCATTAAATCAGTGAATGCAGGCCATAGTAAGATCAAagattgcacaggaatgccgggtaGCCTTAAATCAGTTTACTGTTGTATTCAAGGTCAGACCTATTGGGGTTTTGGGGGCACAGAGACATTGATGGAAATTGTAAAGacgatgagctagccaggaaaGGCACTCacttcaactgctcagtgatagaACTACCATTGGGTTACTTAGGTCACTTAGGTCACGAGCAATTTAATAATTAGGAATAAAATTATCCAATAGGCGAATAGGGCATGGAGAGTTGAAGACAAAtgcgtaacagctaggctactgtggtcgcaaataaataagaaaaagacaaaggaactgtttaatatttcaagagaagatatctcgaaggtcctGGGTTGTGTAACCATTCATTGGTATTTTGACTATTGAACGGCTTAGTCTTTCAAAAGAGGATATATCGAAGGTCCTGTGTTGTCCAACCAGTCATTGGCTACTTGGCAcgcattcctcgagactaggagttttctcccataaatattgcagaagttgtagagatgaggaagaggaagaaatagtTGAGTACTACCTTTGCAACTATCCAGCCTTAGTTAAAAAcagagcaggttttctaggtaaatatttttccaattctcttacggaactatctGGCGTGGAGATGGCACCAACcatgcgcttcataagagccacaaagtGGTTCCACGAAGAAAAGTAAATGAGATTCCTATGTCATACAGTGccatcacaacggacctgtcaGGCGTAAGTGAGTTTGTCGTACAGATCGATTACCACTATAGCCGAACCTAACCAAACCTAGAATGTGTCCAaaacctctctctctctctctctctctctctctctctctctctcttagcttcacagtctatggtggaccatagcttcatcaaatATGCCCAATACCAATAATAACAATTTCACGTACACTGTTCGTCGATGTCTGGGATTTCCCTTCATAGTGAAACTTTATTTACATGCaaaattatgtgcgatttattGCGACGAGGTCAACGTgtgcattataattttttattctattctaataatttttaattttattttattaaaactcaaaaaatctTGTTGCATTCAAAATTCTGTCTGCTGTCTAACCCTGTATATCAAGTAACATTCTGTACGTACGTTCAGAGTCgcaatacatatatgtgtatgtgcgtgtgtgcgagTTTGGATGGCAGTGCGCGCATATCAAGTACGGAAAGTACGTTTGCGAGCCATTCGAGAAATGTTGCCTTCGCCGTAACCATCGCCATCGCCATCGCCATCGCCTTTACTTGCCTTCAGTTTAGTTTACGTCTTCTCGTACTTTTTGCTCTTGCCATACTCGTGTTTTGCCGCGACTGCCGGGCTGTCTGCCTGCCATCATCATCATTTGTTGGCTGTTGGCTGTCGACTACTTGCGAGCGCTTGCGAGCTTGCTTGCTGACTGACTTTAACTTGCTCCATGTACGAGCgcactacacacacacatacatacatgcaagcgAACACATCAGCATGCACAcactcacatatgtatgtatgtatggatgtatggatAAGTACATACAAAAATCTACTGGCAAGTCTTTTTGAACGCAGCGTTTTACATGTATGCATGGATGTGTAtatacgcgcatacacacacacacacatgcgctaGCGAGGTTATCTCCGTACTTTCTGTAGCACCAAAGCACTTTCTTGGAGCTGAGTTTGTTCGTGCATGCatgcgcgcgtgtgtgtgtgtgtcgctCTCGTGCCGTACTTTTGTTACAGTGTGTTTGCCTTGCTTTATATTAGAATTTGTGCGCGTCTGTAGGAGTTTGCATGTTGGTGTGTGCCTGCGTGTGCGAGAATTTAAGCTTGCAGCTATTGTACACAGCAGTGCGATTGTGTGCCTGTGCGCGCCTTCTTCCGCGTGCACACCCGCGCAATCAAGCGTTCTTTGCTATCAGCCCCCACCCTCGCTTGCGGCATTTCCATCTAcgctacacacacatacatacatacatatgtacgtatgtatgtatattctctCCTATCGCTTGTGCAACCGTCCTTCCACAATGCGCACTGCTTGGCTTGGCTTGGCTTGGCTTGACTGGCTGTCGCGCTGTGAATGCGTATTTgcgagtgtgtatgtatgtatgtgcgatgACGCCAGTGTTTCAACTTTAGTTTCAGCTTTAATTTGGAGTCGTTGCGTTTTGTTGGCGCACTGTCCAGCTGCAATGCTTTAGTTTGGTTTAGCACGCTTAGCCTCGGCCTGGGCCTAGCGAGCGAGTTGGTAAGCCATAGAATGCTTGTCATGagtttttatgtatgtacttttgtaCTTAGATAgtctgtttgtatgtttgtatgtaaggtGGAGCTTTGTTgtgtataatatgtatgtatgtatgtatgtatgtacacgtgTGTGATCTGCAGCAGAACCGCGTGCTAGCAAACTTTAAGATagaagtttgtatgtatgtatgcacgtatagCTGCAAGACACATTCATttcacatatgtaaatatgtatgtactagcaTATAAATTTGCACATTCTCGCATATGTAAgtctgcgtatgtatgtatgcatgtaaatttaagGAATCGAGAGCTTCCTCTAAGCTTGGACATTGCGCCCGGCATTGAGCACAAAGTTACCGACAAACAAACTAAGCATGCAgatgtacatgcatgcatacatacatacatgcagacatatgtacatatgtatgaacgttcacatataaatattttactgcaTCGAAGATTTTAACAACACCAAAGTTGTTTTCAAACGCGCTCGAGAAACGCTAGCTGGAATTTACTGATTTCAATGGTTTTAGGACGACGGTGTGGCACCTTTTCGTTACATACATatcttcatacatacatacatacacacatatacatacatatatgttcatgtatacatacatacatacacacttacataagttgatacagtcgaacttccatatagtgaactcgcacgggacctgaaaatcacttcactatatagaaacttcattataaagaaacattgattttttatgtaattttatttaaaataatcagtgagtttggtttgaattacagtcttccatttttcattttcaataaaagcttccaaatcatgtagagagttgaaaacattaatcggcacgtcactcctgatttccacaaaggttctaattacgctaaagaatgaagcagcttgtatcaacgtaggtaatgcctcctcagtttctgccaattcttcaacggtcaaatcgtgttcatcgttatctgaaataatatttacatattaaatttttgtttgactataaaaatataaatgcttaccaggttcagctggaactccgcgactttcaaaaatgctgttgagaatatcttcttcggatgggttgtcccaagtctgcacaccattatcaacatttacgtagtcatcaaacgatgcttcgatatttgctacttttttaaatgaagactgtaaagcagccaaatccgattttgaaagaaggtcctcttcatcccaatgctcaaatggaatctgaaTAGCATCTTTTGgaaatccagcctttttaaaacagttggcaattgtttctggtttaacacAGACATTCCATatattgctaagatttcgaactgcttgcagcaagtctatggccataacagaatttccctcatccacttgagtcaatatattcgttaaaattcgttttctgtaatgttgtttcatgttgtagataatgccttggtccattggttgcagtaacgaagtcatgttgggaggaaaataagcgagatgaatgtttctcaacttgtctcttacatctttagggtgggcagtgcaggGTACTTTTTCCCGCGGGgccggagttctcagaggggcccggactcgagattatacgtatttataagaattagacattattggaaagggcccgcacttgcaattttcccccggggcccggaattttcccccggggcccggatatgctctctacggctctgctcgtcggcattaaaaatgtcattaatgttgtaattttcaattaatttcggtaagacgttcgttacccattcatcacggttttctatgttggcgtcagcactttccccacataatgtcttttgaataacgccatgccgacttttgaacttgtctaaccaatctgtacttgcctcaaattcgtagggtcctagtgcttccgcaaaatctgtggccttttgcttcaataatggtccagataaagggagattcttaccacgtgcaacgagtaaccatttcagcattgcttcgtcaatatcctcaaaattacaaggtcgaagtcttttgcgtttgatatttactgccaaatcctccgcattttttaaaatcacttccttattttttaaaatatttgataaagtgctgggaagaactccgaattctttttttttcttttcttcattaactttgttaatcattaataacttttttcaagcgaaatgcagcttcgatgcgtcattttaacttcaatcactgaataaaactgtaatagctcagctctttctgttttaattttgggattcccctcattacagtttgtccacatctaactgtaattttttgcaacagaaaacttttgaaaaaattcactatatggagacaaaaacttaggacgcttgaatttccagctgtaaaatttgttcattatatagaaaacttcactatatagaaattcattataaggagacaaaaatacaccgaaagtagaacgaaaaagcagtgtcttcgaaaccagttcattataaggagagcttcgTAGCGAGGTTTTGCCAACAACACGCAGAAGAAATGTCTTACACTTTTGTACActcatgggctgaaaagtcccgtgcCTAACACAAAGATGGCGGTAGTTTTAttacattcacctctttttcagttagtaaaaaaaaataaaaaataaataattggcgcgtacacttctgttagatgtttggccgagctcctcctcctatttgtggtgtgcgttttgatgttgttccacaaatggagggacctacagtttcaagccgaatccgaacggcaaatatttttatgaggagctttttcatggcaggaatacactcggaggtttgccattgcctgccgaggggcgaccgctattagaaaaatgtttttttttttttataaattttgctttcaccgagattcgaaccaacgacctctctgtgaattccgaatggtaatcacgcaccaacccattcggctacggcggccgccgaccGCTAACTAACCTTAAAATTACAGctgtaaaaaaattcatgatatTCTACATATTCATTAGttcgctccggctctgaaagcattcgatgcggtaccagctggtggtagtagaggaagaggaaggcctcccctgcgttggaaagataagGACGAGAAGGACttagtttcacttggtgtgtccaactggcgccggttagcacgactggcgcgctttgttaaactcggccaaaatcacgaaagcggttatcgcgccaattaagaagaagagaagttcgtgagttattgtgcttagagtgacgctactttagatacatattttcaaaataatggattaaaaagaatttcgtgttttaattttacactgttcGGTCCTGTCGCGATTCAACACACTCGCCAAAGAATTGAACATCATATCGATTCCGATCCTTATGAGAACACCAACACACCCTCAGTGGGTTTCCCTTAAATCCTGTTTCTATAATAAATTATTCtgccttaaaaaaaatgaaacagcaTCGGTCGAATACAAACAGCACCTGTAGTGGGAGCTACTAAGCCTTTTCGAGCAGAATGGGATTTTatattcactgacggatccaaatcCGACACCAGCACAACATTTGCTGTGACAAATAGCGATGGTGCCACAATTTCTGTCGGTGCACTGCCTACATACTGCTCAGATTTCACAGCAGAAGCAGCTGCACTGCCTGATGCAGTAATGTTTGCCTCCCAAACCAGCAAAACACATGTCATAGCGACAGCAAATCCGTCATTGAAGGCTTGcagaacccaaaaaaccatctgTTACTCATCAatgcagggtttgattgaaaagtaatgagccttcccgcggggagcgtctgccaagcgatcaaccgaatcggctggtgggggtgaaaatgatcgttggactttccccttccactagaaaccggtcccagttcgctggcaacagcggtgcagtcaacatcgctccgcgcgtgaaagccgttttaaaagtgtgttaggattttgcagtggcgaaaatgcagcgatcgttggagcaacgttactcgatcaaattttgcgtaaagctaaacaaaacgactaccgaaaccattgggctactcaaggaggcttgcGGGgtccaatctctgtccagtgcccaggtaaaacggtggcacaagtcgttcaaggaaggccgggaggacgtcgaagacgaacagcaaTCTGGAATCTGGATCTCCAGCTggatgctgatcatctttttcgactctcgaggcatcgtccacaaggagtttgtacctccagaaagcactgtaaatgcggcattttacaaagaagtgctccttggGCTGAAAAACCGcctcgcccgggttcggcccgacatcgtcaacaattggacccttcttTACGACAATGCgtcggcgcacaccgccttcctctgcacctctgcattggccaagatggggtttccggtgcttc is a genomic window of Anastrepha ludens isolate Willacy chromosome 6, idAnaLude1.1, whole genome shotgun sequence containing:
- the LOC128867364 gene encoding tigger transposable element-derived protein 6-like: MTSLLQPMDQGIIYNMKQHYRKRILTNILTQVDEGNSVMAIDLLQAVRNLSNIWNVCVKPETIANCFKKAGFPKDAIQIPFEHWDEEDLLSKSDLAALQSSFKKVANIEASFDDYVNVDNGVQTWDNPSEEDILNSIFESRGVPAEPDNDEHDLTVEELAETEEALPTLIQAASFFSVIRTFVEIRSDVPINVFNSLHDLEAFIENEKWKTVIQTKLTDYFK